One part of the Larus michahellis chromosome 22, bLarMic1.1, whole genome shotgun sequence genome encodes these proteins:
- the NEMP1 gene encoding LOW QUALITY PROTEIN: nuclear envelope integral membrane protein 1 (The sequence of the model RefSeq protein was modified relative to this genomic sequence to represent the inferred CDS: deleted 1 base in 1 codon), giving the protein MTPRESPALVGCCCSSAAVTWRAVEAEVGSAAAAGGMKPAPVRRWLLLPLVLLLLPPPLLLFGGAGARESVLPLYEGHVYHLETPHHFCYTNTRVPQWHDIWTRTQIRVNSSRMIRVTQVDSEEELEKFNMWNVVFSFLKEKLNDTSIDVDLYSNKTCLKVELLEAGTTYCVVLFRRFDPKLFLVFFLGLLLFFCGDMLSRSQLFYYSAGISFGLLASLLILVYMMSKVMPKKSPVYFLLVGGWSFSLYLLQLIFKNLREICKSYWQYLLGYLLLVGFLSFGVCYRYGPLENERSINLLSWALQLLGLLLMYSGIQIHPVALAFVVMAICTKNLDYPVQWAFTAYRRMRSARLGPSPPRLLTEEEYRVQGEVETRKALEELRNYCRSPDFSAWTAVSRIQSPKRFADFVGGASHVTPDEVSVHEREYGLGGIFFEDQLFEEEDEDDSFERNHANYSLTHNYLDAD; this is encoded by the exons ATGACGCCACGAGAATCCCCCGCTCTCGTTGGCTGCTGC TGCTCCTCAGCGGCCGTTACCTGGCGCGCGGTGGAAGCGGAAGTCGGTAGCGCGGCCGCGGCGGGAGGGATGAAACCGGCTCCGGTGCGGCGGTGGCTCCTGCTgccgctggtgctgctgctcctgccgccgccgctgctgctgttCGGGGGCGCAG GTGCCAGGGAGTCGGTTCTCCCGCTCTACGAGGGCCATGTGTACCATCTTGAAACTCCTCACCACTTCTGTTACACCAACACGCGCGTCCCGCAATGGCACGATATATGGACCAGGACGCAG ATCCGGGTCAACAGCAGCCGGATGATCCGAGTCACCCAGGTGGACAgcgaggaggagctggagaagttCAACATGTGGAatgttgttttctcctttctgaaggaGAAGCTGAATGACACCAGCATCGATGTTGATCTCTACAGCAACAAAACCTGCCTGAAGGTCGAGCTGTTGGAGGCCGGCACCACATACTGCGTTGTCCTTTTCCGCC GCTTTGACCCTAAGCTGTTCCTGGTTTTCTTCCTGGGCCTGTTGTTGTTCTTCTGTGGAGACATGCTGAGCAG GAGCCAACTCTTCTACTACTCAGCCGGGATTAGTTTTGGCTTGTTGGCCTCGCTGCTCATCCTTGTCTACATGATGTCCAAGGTCATGCCCAAG AAAAGTCCTGTTTACTTCCTGCTGGTAGGAGGCTGGTCCTTTTCCCTGTACCTGCTTCAGCTGATCTTCAAGAACCTACGGGAGATCTGCAAGTCTTACTGGCAGTACCTTCTAG GTTACCTGCTGCTCGTTGGCTTCCTGAGCTTCGGTGTGTGCTACAGATACGGCCCACTGGAGAATGAGCGCAGCATCAACCTCCTCTCCTgggccctgcagctcctgggcttGTTGCTGATGTACTCAGGCATCCAGATCCATCCCGTTGCCTTGGCCTTCGTGGTCATGGCCATTTGCACCAAGAACCTGGACTACCCTGTGCAGTGGGCCTTCACTGCCTACAG GAGAATGCGGAGTGCCAGGCTCGGGCCGAGCCCCCCTCGCCTGCTGACGGAGGAGGAGTATCGGGTCCAAGGTGAGGTGGAGACGCGCAAGGCCCTCGAGGAGCTTCGAAACTACTGCAGAAGCCCGGATTTCTCTGCCTGGACTGCGGTCTCCCGCATTCAGTCTCCCAAGAG GTTTGCTGACTTTGTGGGTGGTGCCAGTCATGTCACCCCCGACGAGGTCTCTGTCCACGAGCGGGAGTACGGCCTGGGCGGCATCTTCTTTGAGGACCAGCTCtttgaggaggaggatgaagatgacTCCTTTGAGAGGAATCATGCGAATTACTCCCTGACTCACAATTACCTGGATGCTGATTGA